In Paralcaligenes sp. KSB-10, the following are encoded in one genomic region:
- the metF gene encoding methylenetetrahydrofolate reductase [NAD(P)H]: MSFKHAISLEFFPPRDIAAQEKLVRSAKQLLALQPSYVSVTFGAGGSTRSGTADTISLMQNLGYDAAPHLSCIGSSRKVLTEILDAYRAAGIRRIVALRGDIPSGMGGDAGELRYASDLVSFIREHSGDWFHIEVAAYPEMHPQALTSFDDLNHFVTKVQAGANSAITQYFFNVDAYFDFVNRAQAKGVSIPIVPGIMPITNHSQLVRFSTMCGAEIPRWIRLRLAEFGDDRASIKAFGVDVITQMCQRLLDQGAPGLHFYTLNNADVTQAIHRGLR; the protein is encoded by the coding sequence ATGAGTTTCAAACACGCCATCAGCCTGGAATTTTTCCCTCCGCGCGATATTGCGGCACAAGAAAAACTGGTGCGCTCGGCCAAGCAGTTGCTGGCCTTGCAGCCCAGTTATGTCAGCGTCACTTTCGGCGCCGGGGGCTCGACCCGCTCGGGTACGGCCGACACGATAAGCCTGATGCAGAACCTGGGCTACGATGCGGCTCCGCACCTGTCTTGCATAGGTTCCAGCCGCAAAGTGCTGACCGAAATCCTGGACGCCTACCGCGCCGCGGGAATCCGGCGCATCGTGGCCTTGCGCGGCGATATTCCGTCGGGCATGGGGGGCGACGCGGGCGAACTGCGCTATGCCAGCGATCTGGTGAGTTTCATCCGGGAACACAGCGGCGACTGGTTTCATATCGAGGTTGCGGCTTATCCGGAAATGCACCCGCAGGCGCTCACGTCTTTCGACGATCTGAACCATTTTGTTACCAAGGTGCAGGCCGGGGCGAATAGCGCGATCACGCAGTATTTTTTCAATGTCGATGCGTATTTCGATTTCGTGAATCGGGCACAGGCCAAAGGGGTTTCAATACCTATTGTGCCGGGCATCATGCCGATTACCAATCATTCGCAGCTGGTGCGTTTTTCGACCATGTGCGGAGCGGAAATTCCACGCTGGATCCGTCTGCGCCTGGCTGAATTTGGCGATGATCGTGCGTCGATCAAGGCGTTCGGGGTCGATGTGATTACGCAGATGTGCCAGCGTCTGCTCGACCAGGGGGCGCCGGGTTTGCATTTTTATACGCTTAATAACGCCGATGTAACCCAGGCCATTCATCGCGGTTTGCGCTGA
- a CDS encoding 5-formyltetrahydrofolate cyclo-ligase: MNNSIENTAVPLRARLKQLRTDMSPIDRHRGALLIRGRLFTWLATTRAALRQANRPAPRHIAAFWSLEEEPELQPLLHQWVEEEGLTVSLPVVAAPNAALEFRLWTPDTPMATGSYGIAEPQGAPAPPPDLMLVPTLGYTRQGDRVGYGKGYYDRTLAALKSQSHRCTTIGIAWACGDLSNQSYVPAAHDIRLDAILTDKGWAVPAPILV; this comes from the coding sequence ATGAATAACAGCATAGAGAATACCGCAGTCCCTCTCCGGGCGCGACTAAAACAGTTGCGCACCGACATGAGTCCCATTGATCGGCATCGGGGAGCCCTGCTCATCAGAGGGCGCCTGTTTACATGGCTGGCCACAACGCGCGCCGCCCTGCGGCAGGCCAACCGGCCCGCACCCCGGCACATTGCCGCATTCTGGTCCCTGGAAGAAGAACCCGAGCTCCAACCCTTGCTGCATCAATGGGTGGAGGAGGAAGGCCTTACGGTGTCTCTGCCGGTGGTGGCTGCCCCGAACGCAGCGCTGGAATTCCGCCTGTGGACACCCGACACCCCCATGGCCACCGGATCCTACGGGATTGCCGAACCGCAGGGCGCACCCGCTCCGCCTCCGGATCTGATGCTGGTGCCGACTTTGGGCTACACCCGCCAGGGCGATCGCGTCGGCTACGGCAAGGGCTATTACGACCGCACCCTGGCCGCGCTCAAGTCGCAATCCCATCGCTGCACGACCATAGGCATTGCCTGGGCATGCGGCGACCTGTCGAACCAAAGCTATGTCCCCGCGGCACACGACATCCGGCTCGACGCCATCCTCACAGACAAAGGCTGGGCAGTACCGGCGCCTATACTGGTTTAA
- a CDS encoding lytic transglycosylase domain-containing protein has protein sequence MLLKQRQRYQKKQNLSGITFRTLSRRSWWLALSLGLAGCAGAKLPDNTASATTAPPSLQASLEPILPSAPAPLPSLAASPGAEQALIDSRAAMQSRQWDRLAALVPQAKGDPLLGDYPTYWYLRQQLQDSTVPAPTAELQQFLSTTHDEYLADRLKADWILAAARTGDYATINRLGPVVVSNAQVECARLQAQAMTGQRVSAAQAVAAFAPGRTCWALLDLLVTSKVVGWSQLEPMLRAAIENNKTGDAQRLADEMFSPSEMVAYRALMKNPKQWLASQKAPGSQAQIELVTLALARLARSSDRDSAADYVESKWSRVLPKANIEWVWGQFGLMSALNLENQAVQWYRRSGNVPMTDYNHAWEVRIELRQGKIDWQRVKRSIGKMSAAQQAEPVWTYWYGRALAAQGDQAGAKARYVSIEKDLNFYGQLANEELGRPIPIPPAPPAVTPLELNVARSNTGLLRAIKLFRLGWRPEAVPEWNYTLRGMSDRQLLAAAELARQEQIFDRVVNTSLKTKQEIDFKQRFIAPFEGRVTEKARLINLDPAWVYGLIRQESRFITDARSSVGASGLMQLMPATARWVARKIGMNDFTPSSVNDFDTNTVLGTNYLSMVLRDLNGSQVLATAGYNAGPRRSVLWRSKLSGPVEGAIFAETIPFTETRLYVKNVMSNAAYYSAMFTGQPHSLKARLGVISPEPNEKVDLP, from the coding sequence ATGTTATTGAAGCAAAGACAAAGGTATCAGAAAAAGCAAAATCTTTCCGGCATAACCTTTCGCACGCTGTCGCGCAGGAGCTGGTGGCTTGCGCTTTCGTTGGGTCTGGCCGGCTGTGCGGGTGCAAAGCTGCCCGACAACACCGCCAGCGCCACCACGGCGCCGCCGTCCTTGCAAGCCTCTCTCGAGCCGATCTTGCCCTCGGCGCCTGCGCCCTTGCCTTCACTAGCGGCATCGCCCGGCGCCGAGCAGGCGCTGATTGATTCGCGTGCCGCCATGCAGAGCCGGCAATGGGACAGGCTCGCCGCGTTGGTGCCACAGGCCAAGGGCGATCCATTGCTGGGCGATTACCCCACTTACTGGTATTTGCGCCAACAACTCCAGGATTCCACGGTACCGGCGCCTACCGCCGAGCTGCAGCAGTTCCTGTCGACCACCCATGATGAATATCTGGCTGATCGCCTCAAGGCCGACTGGATTCTTGCCGCGGCCCGCACCGGCGACTATGCAACGATAAATCGCCTGGGCCCTGTGGTGGTCAGTAATGCGCAAGTCGAATGCGCCCGCTTGCAGGCGCAGGCCATGACGGGGCAGCGGGTGTCCGCGGCACAGGCGGTGGCGGCGTTCGCGCCGGGACGCACCTGCTGGGCTTTGCTTGATTTGCTCGTTACCAGCAAAGTGGTGGGATGGTCGCAGCTCGAGCCCATGTTGCGCGCCGCAATCGAAAACAATAAAACCGGCGATGCGCAGCGACTGGCCGATGAAATGTTTTCCCCGTCCGAAATGGTCGCGTATCGGGCGCTTATGAAAAACCCCAAGCAGTGGCTCGCTTCGCAGAAGGCGCCTGGATCGCAGGCGCAAATCGAACTTGTCACGCTGGCCCTGGCGCGTCTGGCACGCAGTTCCGATCGAGACTCCGCGGCCGACTATGTCGAAAGCAAATGGTCCAGGGTGTTGCCCAAGGCCAATATCGAATGGGTATGGGGGCAGTTCGGGCTGATGTCCGCGCTTAATCTCGAAAACCAGGCTGTGCAGTGGTATCGGCGTTCGGGCAATGTGCCCATGACCGACTACAACCACGCCTGGGAAGTTCGCATCGAGTTGCGGCAAGGCAAAATCGATTGGCAAAGAGTGAAGCGCTCTATCGGTAAAATGTCGGCTGCGCAGCAGGCCGAGCCGGTCTGGACCTACTGGTACGGACGCGCCCTGGCGGCGCAGGGCGATCAGGCGGGAGCCAAGGCGCGCTATGTGTCGATAGAAAAAGATTTGAATTTTTACGGCCAATTGGCCAATGAAGAGCTGGGCCGGCCCATACCAATTCCGCCCGCTCCGCCCGCGGTAACACCCTTGGAGCTGAACGTCGCGAGATCCAACACGGGCTTGCTGCGGGCCATCAAGCTGTTTCGCCTGGGATGGCGTCCCGAGGCAGTTCCGGAATGGAACTACACGCTCCGCGGCATGAGCGACCGTCAACTGTTGGCCGCTGCCGAGCTTGCCCGCCAGGAGCAGATTTTTGACCGGGTGGTGAACACCTCGTTGAAAACCAAACAGGAAATCGACTTCAAGCAGCGGTTTATTGCGCCTTTCGAGGGGCGTGTTACCGAAAAGGCGCGCTTGATCAACCTGGATCCGGCCTGGGTATACGGGCTGATACGCCAGGAGTCGCGGTTTATTACCGATGCCCGCTCAAGTGTCGGGGCTTCGGGCCTGATGCAGCTTATGCCGGCGACAGCCCGTTGGGTGGCGCGCAAGATCGGCATGAACGACTTTACGCCTTCGTCGGTCAACGATTTCGACACCAATACGGTGCTGGGCACCAATTACCTGAGCATGGTGCTGCGAGACCTGAACGGCTCGCAGGTGCTGGCCACGGCGGGTTATAACGCCGGACCCCGGCGCTCGGTGCTATGGCGGTCCAAACTCAGCGGCCCTGTAGAGGGTGCGATCTTTGCCGAAACCATACCCTTCACCGAAACGCGTTTGTATGTCAAGAATGTGATGTCCAACGCCGCTTATTACTCCGCCATGTTCACGGGCCAGCCGCATTCCCTGAAAGCGAGGCTGGGGGTGATTTCCCCCGAGCCCAATGAGAAGGTCGATTTGCCGTAG